From Pseudomonas hormoni:
GGCGATCGCCTCGGCCAGCAGATCCAGGCGCGTCGCATCAATACCCGCCACGTTCGCCCGGCCAGTACCGACCATGTAAACGCTGTGATGATCACGCAGTTGTTTAACCTGATCCGGCGTTAAGCCGGTGTAGGAAAACATCCCGCGTTGCACACCAATATGCGCAAAACGCTCGCGCAAGCCATGCGGTTCCAGCGCTTCCACCAGACCGCTGCGCAGTTGCGCGATACGCAAGCGCATGGCTTCCACTTCGTCGGCCCAAAGGCTTTTCAGCTCCGGATCGCCAAGAATCGTCGCCACCACGGCAGCGCCATGATCTGGCGGAGTCGACCACAGGTTGCGGGCGATGTTGGCCAGTTGACTGCGAATATCCACCAGTTTCTCAGCGGTTTTCGCGCAGACAATCAGCGCTCCCGTGCGGTCCCGGTAGAGGCCGAAGTTCTTTGAACAGGAACTGGTGATCAGCACTTCCGGCAGTTCAGCTGCGAACAATCGGGTCGACCACGCATCCTGTTCCAATCCATCGCCGAAGCCCTGATAGGCGAAGTCGATCAGCGGCACCAGGTCACGATCGCGCACTACGTCCAGCACGCGACGCCAGTCGTCATGGGACAGGTCGAACCCGGTCGGGTTGTGGCAGCAGGCGTGTAGCAAAACCACATCGCCCTTCGGCGCGTCATTGAGCGCCGCCAGCATCGCTTCAGCATCGAGGCGGTTATCGCTGCCGACATAAGGGTAGTGATTAACCTTGACCCCGGCCGTGGCGAAAATGGTTTCGTGAATCGGCCAGGTCGGGTTGCTCAGCCATACGCCGCGCCCCGGCAGGCATTGGGCGATGAAGTCCGCGCTCAAGCGCAACGCACCGGTGCCGCCTGGCGTCTGGGTGACGCCGGCCCGTTGTTCGGCGATCAGCGCAGAATTGGCGCCAAGCACCAACTCATTGATGACCTTGCCGAACGCCGGCTCGCCGTGGCCGCCAATGTAGGTCTTGGTGGTCTGGCGATCCACCAGGCGCTGCTCGGCGAGCTTCACGGCCTGGGGAATCGGCGTCAGGCCGAAGGCATCCTTGTAGACGCCCACGCCAAGGTCGAATTTGCGCGGGTTCGGGTCCTGCGCATAGGCCTCCATGAGGCCGAGAATCGGGTC
This genomic window contains:
- a CDS encoding amino acid aminotransferase, with the translated sequence MHFDAIGRVPGDPILGLMEAYAQDPNPRKFDLGVGVYKDAFGLTPIPQAVKLAEQRLVDRQTTKTYIGGHGEPAFGKVINELVLGANSALIAEQRAGVTQTPGGTGALRLSADFIAQCLPGRGVWLSNPTWPIHETIFATAGVKVNHYPYVGSDNRLDAEAMLAALNDAPKGDVVLLHACCHNPTGFDLSHDDWRRVLDVVRDRDLVPLIDFAYQGFGDGLEQDAWSTRLFAAELPEVLITSSCSKNFGLYRDRTGALIVCAKTAEKLVDIRSQLANIARNLWSTPPDHGAAVVATILGDPELKSLWADEVEAMRLRIAQLRSGLVEALEPHGLRERFAHIGVQRGMFSYTGLTPDQVKQLRDHHSVYMVGTGRANVAGIDATRLDLLAEAIAEVCK